A single Symbiobacterium thermophilum IAM 14863 DNA region contains:
- the ltrA gene encoding group II intron reverse transcriptase/maturase, protein MEQVVARENMLAALKRVERNGGAPGVDGVPTERLRDQIRVEWSRIREELLQGTYRPQPVRRVEIPKPGGGKRMLGIPTVMDRLIQQALLQVLTPIFDPTFSESSYGFRPGRRGHDAVRKARQYVEEGYDWVVDMDLEKFFDRVNHDVLMARVARRVTDKRVLRLIRRYLQAGVMLNGVVVATEEGTPQGGPLSPLLANILLDDLDKELERRGHHFVRYADDCNIYVRSKRAGERVYRSVRHFLQERLRLKVNEEKSAVDRPWKRQFLGFSFYKHRGVRIRLAPKSLKRVKDKLRTLTDRNRSQSMEDRIRCLNAYLRGWVGYYALSDARSAFERLEGWLKRRLRACVWRQWKRVRTRFRELRALGLPEWVVYQLANSRKGPWRMAGGPLNSALGDAYWRAQGLISLTECYEATRQSWRTAGCGPACPVV, encoded by the coding sequence ATGGAGCAGGTGGTGGCCAGGGAGAACATGCTGGCCGCCCTGAAACGGGTGGAGCGGAACGGAGGCGCTCCCGGCGTGGACGGTGTCCCCACCGAACGGCTGCGGGACCAGATTCGCGTGGAGTGGAGCCGCATCCGTGAGGAACTGCTCCAGGGGACCTACAGACCGCAGCCAGTCCGCCGGGTCGAAATCCCGAAACCGGGCGGCGGCAAGCGGATGCTGGGGATTCCCACCGTGATGGACCGCCTGATCCAACAGGCACTCCTGCAAGTACTGACGCCGATCTTTGACCCGACATTCTCCGAATCCAGCTACGGCTTTCGGCCGGGGCGGCGGGGTCATGATGCGGTCAGGAAGGCACGTCAGTACGTGGAGGAAGGGTACGACTGGGTCGTGGACATGGACCTGGAGAAGTTCTTCGACCGGGTCAACCACGACGTGCTGATGGCCCGCGTGGCGCGGCGGGTAACGGATAAGCGTGTGCTGCGGCTGATCCGGCGGTACTTACAGGCTGGGGTCATGCTGAACGGGGTAGTCGTGGCGACGGAGGAAGGGACGCCGCAGGGCGGCCCGCTGAGTCCGCTGCTGGCGAACATCCTGCTGGATGACCTCGACAAGGAGCTGGAGCGCCGTGGCCACCACTTTGTCCGGTACGCCGATGACTGCAACATCTACGTCCGCAGCAAGCGGGCGGGAGAACGGGTCTACAGGAGCGTGCGCCACTTCCTGCAGGAGCGGTTACGGCTGAAGGTCAACGAGGAGAAGAGCGCAGTGGACCGGCCGTGGAAGCGGCAGTTCCTCGGGTTTAGCTTCTACAAGCACCGGGGAGTGCGCATCCGGCTGGCCCCGAAGAGCCTGAAACGCGTGAAGGACAAGCTCCGCACGCTGACGGACCGCAACCGCAGCCAGAGCATGGAGGACCGAATCCGGTGCCTGAATGCCTACTTGCGGGGCTGGGTTGGGTACTATGCGCTCTCCGATGCCAGGTCAGCCTTTGAAAGACTCGAAGGATGGCTGAAGCGTCGGCTGCGAGCATGCGTATGGAGGCAGTGGAAGCGTGTACGCACGCGCTTTCGGGAGTTACGCGCCCTCGGTTTGCCCGAATGGGTAGTCTACCAACTCGCCAACAGCCGCAAAGGCCCGTGGCGGATGGCAGGTGGCCCACTAAACAGCGCCCTGGGCGACGCCTACTGGCGTGCCCAGGGGCTGATAAGCCTGACCGAATGCTATGAAGCGACTCGTCAATCCTGGCGAACCGCCGGATGCGGACCCGCATGTCCGGTGGTGTGA
- a CDS encoding MFS transporter: MFKRRTLAHMLVFTSFYDQLAWSPIVAWLAMSFGAPEATFWAATAYSAANLLGNVLFGVLADRVDRMAVAGAGLLAMIGTGLAHLLPDSTAGLVGVRALHGLAIAGVAPAAMASVTDGLPRNQRGAAMARMGLVIAIASMLASAASGRLLTSLGAAASVYMLAALVGTVGIFTVVIRRWLEPPPVRKGAEGRGEPAPGRVNMPGMAAAGLVAYALMFLQNVLFSAYPLKGYEIGLTSATVGMTLSAFGLGAVIAFVPPLSRASDRWGRHQPIFVGMALAGAGHLGLAQGTTPLTFAAWLFIYGLGFGLVFPAVSALNADAAGAGRRGVAYGLLSAAFSLGSISGPPVTQALAELASPFSVAGWLGLATSGFVSLWYYLAVRPAEEAARQSA, from the coding sequence GTGTTCAAGCGGCGAACGCTGGCACATATGCTGGTCTTCACCAGCTTCTACGATCAGCTGGCCTGGTCGCCCATCGTGGCGTGGCTGGCCATGAGCTTCGGCGCGCCGGAGGCGACGTTCTGGGCGGCCACCGCCTACAGTGCGGCCAACCTGTTGGGGAACGTCCTGTTCGGGGTGCTGGCCGACCGGGTGGATCGCATGGCCGTGGCCGGGGCCGGCCTCCTGGCCATGATCGGGACGGGCCTCGCCCACCTGCTGCCGGACTCCACCGCGGGCCTTGTGGGCGTGCGGGCCCTGCACGGCCTGGCCATCGCCGGGGTGGCGCCGGCCGCCATGGCCAGCGTCACCGATGGGCTGCCCCGCAACCAGCGGGGGGCGGCGATGGCCCGCATGGGCCTGGTGATCGCCATCGCCTCGATGCTGGCCTCCGCGGCGAGCGGCCGTCTCCTCACCAGCCTCGGGGCCGCGGCCAGCGTGTACATGCTGGCCGCCCTGGTCGGCACGGTGGGGATCTTCACCGTCGTCATCCGGCGGTGGCTCGAGCCTCCGCCCGTGCGCAAGGGCGCCGAAGGCCGGGGCGAGCCGGCCCCCGGCCGGGTGAACATGCCGGGGATGGCCGCCGCGGGTCTGGTGGCCTACGCCCTTATGTTCCTGCAGAACGTGCTGTTCAGCGCCTATCCGCTGAAGGGGTACGAGATCGGCCTCACCTCGGCGACCGTCGGCATGACGCTCTCGGCGTTCGGCCTGGGCGCGGTCATCGCCTTCGTCCCGCCGCTCTCCCGGGCGTCGGACCGGTGGGGCCGCCATCAGCCGATCTTCGTGGGTATGGCCCTGGCCGGGGCCGGCCACCTGGGCCTCGCCCAGGGCACGACGCCCCTGACCTTCGCCGCGTGGCTCTTCATCTACGGCCTCGGGTTCGGCCTGGTCTTCCCGGCGGTGTCGGCGCTGAACGCGGACGCTGCGGGCGCCGGCCGGCGCGGCGTGGCGTATGGGCTGCTCAGCGCCGCCTTCTCCCTGGGATCCATCTCGGGCCCGCCCGTCACCCAGGCCCTCGCCGAACTGGCCTCGCCGTTCAGCGTGGCGGGCTGGCTCGGGTTGGCGACTTCGGGCTTCGTCTCCCTCTGGTATTACCTGGCGGTGCGCCCGGCGGAGGAGGCCGCGCGCCAGAGCGCGTGA
- the nirK gene encoding copper-containing nitrite reductase, which produces MEKRLWTAGVIGIVALALGAAAWASHRTTAEELRDLAWRVENLTRTVKPATDFGSPREGAADIRRNPTDLPGPVARREPAHVKVELETVELDGVLADGTTYTYWTFNGTVPGPFIRVRAGDTVELTLKNAGNSANVHSIDLHAVTGPGGGAASTQVAPGESRTFTFKALNPGLYIYHCASPHIPTHIAQGMYGLILVEPENGLPPVDREFYVMQGEIYAAGRAKDGGHQPFAGDLLYREQPNYVVFNGAFQALTGDQAMTARVGERIRLFVGNAGPNPASSFHVIGEIFDVVYTEGGTTAAENIGVTLIPSGGAVIVEFTAEVPGRYQLVDHSISRAVDKGAVAYIDVVGDPNPEIYHDPAGHPMGGH; this is translated from the coding sequence ATGGAAAAGCGACTCTGGACCGCCGGCGTCATCGGCATCGTGGCCCTGGCCCTCGGGGCTGCGGCGTGGGCCTCCCACCGGACCACCGCCGAAGAACTCCGGGACCTGGCGTGGCGGGTGGAGAACCTGACCCGCACGGTGAAGCCTGCCACGGATTTCGGCAGCCCCCGGGAGGGCGCGGCGGACATCCGCCGCAACCCCACCGACCTGCCCGGGCCGGTGGCGCGCCGGGAGCCCGCGCACGTCAAGGTCGAGCTGGAGACGGTGGAGCTGGACGGCGTACTGGCCGATGGCACCACGTACACCTACTGGACGTTCAACGGCACGGTGCCCGGGCCGTTCATCCGGGTGCGGGCCGGCGACACCGTGGAGCTGACGCTGAAGAACGCAGGGAACTCGGCCAACGTCCACTCCATCGACCTGCACGCCGTGACCGGCCCCGGCGGCGGCGCGGCGTCGACCCAGGTGGCGCCGGGAGAAAGCAGGACCTTCACCTTCAAGGCGCTGAACCCGGGTCTGTACATCTACCACTGCGCCTCGCCCCATATCCCCACGCACATCGCGCAGGGCATGTACGGCCTCATCCTGGTGGAGCCCGAGAACGGGCTGCCGCCGGTGGACCGGGAGTTCTACGTGATGCAGGGTGAGATCTACGCGGCGGGTCGGGCCAAAGACGGCGGCCACCAGCCCTTCGCCGGCGACCTCCTGTACCGGGAGCAGCCCAACTACGTAGTCTTCAACGGCGCCTTCCAGGCCCTGACCGGCGACCAGGCGATGACCGCCCGAGTCGGCGAACGCATCCGGCTGTTCGTCGGCAACGCCGGTCCCAACCCGGCCTCGTCCTTCCACGTGATCGGCGAAATCTTCGACGTGGTCTACACCGAGGGCGGGACCACCGCCGCCGAGAACATCGGCGTCACCCTGATCCCTTCCGGCGGGGCCGTCATCGTCGAGTTCACCGCCGAGGTGCCCGGCCGCTACCAGCTGGTGGACCACTCCATTTCCCGGGCGGTGGACAAGGGCGCCGTTGCGTACATCGACGTGGTCGGCGACCCCAACCCTGAGATCTACCATGACCCGGCCGGCCACCCGATGGGCGGTCACTAG
- the phoU gene encoding phosphate signaling complex protein PhoU — protein MAPRSAFDEQLAHLQRDMLRMAVFVGEAIEKAVQSLQKADRNLARAVVDGDEVADRMAIDLQQRCLQLMALQQPMARDLRAVGTVLKVVTDLERMADHATDIAKVVLRLERPVPQGLLFDIPLLARRVQEMNREALDAWVQGDSDRARRMTRRDDEIDRLYRKVFDDLLQAMQSDPKAVRPAVYLLLVAHYLERIGDHATNLGEWTIYQETGELQDLNG, from the coding sequence GTGGCTCCCCGTTCTGCGTTCGACGAGCAGCTCGCCCACCTGCAGCGGGACATGCTGCGCATGGCGGTCTTCGTGGGCGAGGCGATCGAGAAGGCGGTGCAGTCCCTGCAGAAGGCGGACCGGAACCTGGCCCGGGCGGTGGTCGACGGCGATGAGGTGGCCGATCGGATGGCCATCGACCTGCAGCAGCGCTGCCTCCAGCTGATGGCCCTGCAGCAGCCGATGGCGCGCGACCTCAGGGCCGTCGGCACCGTGCTGAAGGTCGTCACCGACCTGGAGCGCATGGCCGACCACGCGACCGACATCGCCAAGGTGGTCCTCCGGCTCGAAAGGCCGGTGCCGCAGGGGCTGCTCTTCGACATCCCCCTCCTCGCCCGGCGGGTCCAGGAGATGAACCGGGAAGCCCTGGACGCCTGGGTGCAGGGCGACTCCGACCGCGCCCGGCGCATGACCCGACGGGACGACGAGATCGACCGGCTCTACCGCAAGGTCTTCGACGACCTGCTGCAGGCCATGCAGTCCGACCCGAAGGCCGTCCGGCCCGCCGTCTACCTGCTCCTGGTCGCCCACTACCTGGAGCGCATCGGCGACCACGCCACCAACCTGGGCGAGTGGACGATCTACCAGGAAACCGGCGAGCTGCAGGACCTGAACGGATAG
- a CDS encoding tetratricopeptide repeat protein, which produces MKTFGLMIAISWLLRTPLGQLLLLLLVLSYLDNRYLGIGAAASAYIHHRRRIASLRYTVQVNPSDVRAMVELGEHYLRSGDPAQAAGYLERALERGEDSARAHYLLGAAWVRVGRGDQGRDLLEKALALQPNVAYGEPYLYLIEEAAARRDDRRIEELVSELRQFESVEILTRAGHLCRSAGLSDLARQLFDEAIRNYQYIPAKMRRRERRWLWRARLGQMQTR; this is translated from the coding sequence GTGAAGACTTTCGGCCTCATGATCGCGATCTCGTGGCTGCTTCGAACCCCGCTTGGCCAGTTGCTGCTCCTCCTGCTCGTTCTCTCCTACCTGGACAACCGCTACCTGGGCATCGGCGCCGCCGCCTCGGCGTACATCCACCACCGGCGGCGCATCGCCAGCCTGCGCTACACCGTACAGGTGAATCCCTCGGACGTGCGGGCGATGGTGGAGCTGGGCGAGCACTACCTGCGCAGCGGGGATCCCGCGCAGGCGGCCGGGTACCTGGAGCGGGCCCTCGAGCGGGGCGAGGACAGCGCCCGCGCACACTACCTGCTGGGCGCCGCCTGGGTCCGGGTCGGGCGCGGCGACCAGGGGCGAGACCTGCTGGAGAAGGCGCTGGCGCTGCAGCCCAACGTCGCCTACGGCGAGCCGTACCTGTACCTGATCGAGGAGGCGGCCGCGCGTCGGGACGACCGGCGAATCGAGGAGCTCGTCTCCGAGCTGCGGCAGTTCGAGAGCGTCGAGATCCTCACCCGGGCGGGCCACCTATGCCGGTCCGCCGGGCTTTCGGACCTGGCGCGGCAGCTGTTCGACGAGGCGATCCGCAACTACCAGTACATCCCGGCCAAGATGCGGCGCCGGGAGCGGCGGTGGCTCTGGCGGGCCCGGCTCGGGCAGATGCAGACGCGCTGA
- the pstA gene encoding phosphate ABC transporter permease PstA: MTRQQIADRVATAVLWAAGILILLILAGFLLPILIEGLPVVDWQFLTTRSSAYRAGGGVGAQLFNTIYITGLSLLFSLPVGVGAGIYMAEYAKPGRMTDLIRLSVEALASVPSIVLGLFGMILFVNYMGWGFTILGGSLSLALLNLPVLVRNTEEAVRAVPQSYREGSLGLGATQWQTISRVVLPSALPGILTGLTLVAGRALGETAVLIYTAGVTASRHFPNPDLMIAGETLAVRIWSVTSEGLVPDADRIAMGASALLILLVLFVNFLIALPLYRYRRRMR; encoded by the coding sequence ATGACCCGACAGCAGATCGCCGACCGGGTGGCCACGGCCGTGCTCTGGGCGGCGGGCATCCTCATCCTGCTCATCCTGGCCGGCTTTCTCCTGCCGATCCTCATCGAGGGGCTGCCCGTCGTCGACTGGCAGTTCCTCACCACCCGCTCCAGCGCCTACCGGGCCGGCGGCGGTGTGGGGGCGCAGCTCTTCAACACGATCTACATCACCGGCCTGTCGCTGCTCTTCTCCCTCCCCGTCGGGGTGGGCGCCGGGATCTACATGGCCGAGTACGCCAAGCCCGGGCGCATGACGGATCTCATCCGGCTCTCCGTGGAGGCCCTGGCCTCGGTTCCCTCCATCGTGCTGGGGCTGTTCGGCATGATCCTCTTCGTCAACTACATGGGCTGGGGCTTCACCATCCTGGGCGGAAGCCTGAGCCTGGCGCTGCTTAACCTGCCGGTCCTGGTGCGCAACACGGAGGAGGCGGTACGCGCCGTGCCCCAGTCCTACCGGGAGGGCTCCCTGGGCCTGGGCGCGACCCAGTGGCAGACCATCTCCCGGGTAGTGCTGCCCAGCGCCCTGCCAGGCATCCTCACCGGCCTGACGCTTGTGGCGGGCCGCGCCCTGGGCGAGACGGCCGTGCTGATCTACACCGCCGGCGTCACCGCCTCCCGCCACTTCCCGAACCCGGACCTGATGATCGCCGGCGAGACACTGGCCGTGCGCATCTGGTCGGTGACCTCGGAGGGGCTGGTGCCCGACGCGGACCGGATCGCAATGGGCGCCTCCGCCCTGTTGATCCTGCTGGTGCTCTTCGTCAACTTCCTGATCGCCCTGCCGCTGTACCGGTACCGGCGGCGCATGCGGTAG
- the pstB gene encoding phosphate ABC transporter ATP-binding protein PstB encodes MRAEGVDLYYGSYRALRSISLEIPANRVTALIGPSGCGKSSFLRCLNRMNDLIPGARVEGTITLDGADIYAPGVDVVALRRRVGMVFQRPNPFPMSIYDNVAYGPRIHGERRKAVLDEIVEQSLRGAALWDEVKDRLHRSALGLSGGQQQRLCIARSLAVKPEVLLMDEPASALDPISTAKIEELIRELRAQYSIVIVTHNMQQAARISDYTAFFLSGELIEHGPTGTIFTNPKDQRTEDYITGRFG; translated from the coding sequence ATGCGCGCCGAGGGCGTGGACCTGTACTATGGCAGCTACCGGGCCCTGCGGTCGATCAGCCTGGAGATCCCGGCCAACCGGGTCACGGCCCTGATCGGCCCCTCGGGCTGCGGCAAGTCCTCCTTCCTGCGCTGTCTCAACCGGATGAACGACCTCATCCCGGGCGCCCGGGTCGAGGGCACCATCACCCTGGACGGCGCGGACATTTACGCCCCCGGCGTGGACGTGGTGGCCCTCCGCCGGCGGGTGGGCATGGTGTTCCAGCGGCCCAACCCCTTCCCCATGTCGATCTATGACAACGTGGCGTACGGCCCCCGGATCCACGGCGAGCGGCGCAAGGCGGTGCTGGACGAGATCGTGGAGCAGTCGCTCCGGGGGGCGGCGCTCTGGGACGAGGTGAAGGACCGGCTGCACCGGTCGGCCCTGGGCCTCTCCGGCGGCCAGCAGCAGCGGCTCTGCATCGCCCGGTCCCTCGCGGTGAAGCCGGAGGTGCTGCTCATGGACGAGCCCGCCTCAGCCCTGGACCCCATCTCCACGGCCAAAATCGAGGAGCTGATCCGGGAACTCAGGGCCCAGTACTCCATCGTCATCGTGACCCACAACATGCAGCAGGCCGCCCGCATCTCCGACTACACGGCCTTCTTCCTGTCGGGCGAGCTGATCGAGCACGGCCCGACGGGTACCATCTTCACCAACCCCAAGGACCAGCGCACGGAGGACTACATCACCGGCCGGTTCGGCTGA
- the pstC gene encoding phosphate ABC transporter permease subunit PstC yields the protein MDRVRTADRLARAVLTGCAVLVALLIAAILLFVGSEGLRLFADVSPLEFFLSPVWNPPLGRFGALPFMAGSLAVTGIALLISAPLGLAGAIFMSKVAPGWMRHVLRQASNLFVGIPSVVYGYVGMTLLVPWVRNHLGGQGFGVLVAGIVLAVMVLPTIIGMSEDALQAVDAAIEEGSLGLGATRWQTIWNVTLPAARPRILAAIILAFARAFGETTAVQMVIGNSPVLVRSLTKGTATLTSQIIMEMGQTPPGSPWNRALFMMAFGLLVVSLLMILLVRWVSNRGVAR from the coding sequence ATGGACCGGGTGCGCACCGCAGACCGGCTGGCGCGGGCCGTGCTCACCGGCTGCGCGGTCCTGGTCGCCCTGCTGATCGCCGCCATCCTGCTCTTCGTGGGGTCCGAGGGGCTGCGGCTGTTCGCGGACGTCTCTCCGCTGGAGTTCTTCCTCAGCCCCGTCTGGAACCCGCCCCTGGGCCGGTTCGGGGCGCTGCCCTTCATGGCGGGCTCGCTGGCGGTCACGGGCATTGCGCTGCTGATCAGCGCCCCGCTGGGGCTCGCCGGCGCCATCTTCATGTCCAAGGTCGCCCCCGGCTGGATGCGCCACGTGCTCCGCCAGGCCTCCAACCTCTTCGTCGGCATCCCGTCGGTGGTCTACGGCTACGTGGGCATGACGCTGCTGGTGCCCTGGGTGCGGAACCACCTGGGCGGGCAGGGCTTCGGCGTGCTGGTGGCCGGGATTGTTCTCGCTGTCATGGTCCTGCCCACCATCATCGGGATGTCCGAGGACGCGCTGCAGGCGGTGGACGCCGCGATCGAGGAGGGATCGCTGGGTCTGGGCGCGACCCGGTGGCAGACGATCTGGAACGTGACCCTCCCCGCGGCCCGGCCCCGGATTCTCGCGGCCATCATCCTGGCCTTCGCCCGGGCATTCGGCGAGACGACCGCGGTGCAGATGGTGATCGGCAACTCGCCGGTGCTGGTGCGGTCGCTGACCAAGGGCACCGCGACGCTGACCTCGCAGATCATCATGGAGATGGGCCAGACGCCGCCGGGATCGCCCTGGAACCGGGCGCTCTTCATGATGGCCTTCGGCCTCCTGGTGGTCTCGCTGCTCATGATCCTGCTGGTCCGCTGGGTCAGCAACCGGGGGGTGGCCCGCTGA
- a CDS encoding LysM peptidoglycan-binding domain-containing protein: protein MQTMTSKTRTSLVIGGVAALVLVISLAIYAVTQRSQSPAESTNPLEQIAEPENGTPLSTSPTSNPSATANPSEAGTGTSQQAAGTAPADGSDAAAGTEDGTTPAMTRLEAVPAIHIVQPNETLYEISQKYYNTHIYAGDIEALNGLENPDQIYAGMELRLPQPSELPGYGQ, encoded by the coding sequence ATGCAGACCATGACTTCCAAGACCCGGACCTCGCTGGTGATCGGCGGGGTGGCGGCGCTGGTCCTGGTCATCAGCCTCGCGATCTACGCCGTGACCCAGCGGTCGCAGAGTCCGGCGGAGAGCACCAACCCGCTGGAGCAGATCGCGGAGCCCGAGAACGGGACGCCGCTGAGCACCAGCCCGACGTCCAACCCGTCGGCCACGGCCAACCCGTCGGAGGCCGGAACCGGGACGTCGCAGCAGGCGGCCGGCACCGCCCCGGCTGACGGGAGCGACGCCGCCGCGGGCACGGAGGACGGGACAACCCCCGCGATGACGAGGCTTGAAGCCGTCCCCGCCATCCACATCGTGCAGCCCAACGAAACCCTCTACGAGATCAGCCAGAAGTACTACAACACCCACATCTACGCCGGAGACATCGAAGCGCTGAACGGCTTGGAGAACCCGGACCAGATCTACGCGGGGATGGAGCTGAGGCTTCCCCAGCCCTCAGAGCTTCCCGGGTATGGACAGTAA